From the Brienomyrus brachyistius isolate T26 unplaced genomic scaffold, BBRACH_0.4 scaffold39, whole genome shotgun sequence genome, one window contains:
- the LOC125722485 gene encoding uncharacterized protein LOC125722485, whose protein sequence is MAGILPKSKAKGVDFCGVDKNYYIIRSDLGCFMYSKNFHRGSDLTIYSLHPSCQGGDHYLAFDNNTFYIIKGNTYRRVSDMSKDLDAVVYNLHPNCQGGDHYLSANGDFYIIFKSRGVYHKTSNMNNDIDAAEYQLHPNCKDGLYYWGTKSYSYFLKPKDEWGVQYHKTNNLNKDTHADTFSIHPDVLNFLPGGLGQTHGPAFGKWDLIKMISNDSEIPVTWEKKITRKVGFTKSKSSSIEHNWKVNISGTYQAGILTEAIAKLQFSLSAEYGGVSVNTESENWEEATEVAETMTLTLQPNSKMYVWQYKLGLGKEDVLFCRDMVFDDDPNPPSIIPLPPANK, encoded by the coding sequence ATGGCCGGGATCCTCCCAAAGAGCAAAGCCAAAGGGGTTGATTTCTGTGGTGTAGATAAGAATTATTATATAATTCGCTCTGATCTTGGCTGTTTCATGTACTCAAAAAATTTCCACCGAGGCTCTGACCTCACGATTTACAGCTTGCATCCCTCCTGTCAGGGTGGAGACCACTATCTGGCCTTTGACAATAATACATTCTACATCATCAAAGGCAACACTTATCGGCGTGTGTCTGATATGAGCAAAGATCTTGATGCTGTGGTGTATAACCTGCACCCAAACTGTCAAGGGGGTGATCACTATCTGTCTGCTAATGGTGATTTCTACATAATATTTAAGAGCAGAGGCGTGTATCACAAAACGTCCAATATGAACAATGATATTGATGCAGCTGAATACCAGCTGCATCCCAACTGCAAGGATGGCCTGTACTACTGGGGCACAAAGAGCTACTCCTACTTTCTCAAGCCAAAAGATGAGTGGGGGGTCCAGTATCACAAAACTAATAATCTTAACAAAGATACCCATGCAGACACATTCTCAATTCATCCAGATGTTCTTAACTTCCTTCCTGGAGGGCTTGgtcagacacatggtccagccTTTGGAAAATGGGATCTCATTAAGATGATTTCCAATGATTCAGAAATTCCTGTAACCTGGGAAAAGAAGATAACCCGGAAAGTGGGCTTTACCAAATCCAAGTCATCGAGTATCGAGCACAACTGGAAAGTGAATATAAGCGGCACGTATCAGGCAGGAATTCTGACTGAAGCGATTGCCAAATTGCAGTTCTCTCTATCAGCAGAATATGGAGGAGTCAGTGTCAACACAGAAAGTGAAAACTGGGAAGAAGCAACTGAGGTGGCAGAGACCATGACCCTGACTCTGCAGCCCAACTCTAAAATGTACGTGTGGCAGTACAAGCTTGGCCTTGGCAAGGAAGATGTCCTCTTCTGCCGTGACATGGTATTTGATGACGATCCTAACCCCCCTTCCATCATTCCACTTCCACCTGCTAACAAGTAG